CCAACCAATTCACTGAATAATGGATCATTATAGGTAATGACTGAGTCGATAAGTTTATATTTTTTTAGTCCAAGTACATTATTATCCTGATTCTCTATAACCTTTATGGGGATAAATGGTGTTTGAGTAGCCATTAATTCATAAATTGATTGCCCAGCTGCTGTAATAGCTACGTCAGACTTCAACATAATCGTTTTCATCTCCTCAGCTGAAGCATTCTGGTAGAAGTTAATATTGTTCATGCTAGTTGTTACGATTTCGGGTATATTAGCAAAAGCATGTCCAATTACTACATTCAATGTAATTCCTGGATATTTATTTCTAACCAACTTTAAAAGAAGAGAAGTTAAATTATGAATATCCGAACCACCTAAGGTAATAAGAACCTCATTAACTTCCGTACTGATGGTTTCTCTTCTAACTTGGATAAAAGGGCGGCGTAAAATTACATAATTATTATCGAGTAAGTAGATATTATTTTTACTAATGGGATGTAAATCTTCATTTGTGGTTAATGATGGATTTACTACAATCCCTTTTGGGTAGTTAATTCTAGCATTATCATCAATGAATAAGCTTTTTTTTGCACGATTAGATATCTGTCTATATAAGTCTTCAGAAGCTAAGTAAGAGTCTACAACACAAAGATCATCTTCTCTTATATAATGATCTAAAAAATTGGTAGAAAGCCAATTGACCATTTTATACTTTCTATCTTTTATAATGCCAACTCCGTTTAAATCACCATGTAAAATAAACTCAACATCAATTCCTCTAAGTTCTAACTCATCATATAAAGAACTGCACCTGGAAATATGCCCTAACCCTATTTGACTTCCACCCTCTGTAAAAATCAAGACCCTCATTGAATTCATCCTCTTGCTAGTTGATTTTCTTTTGTTCAATATGTGCATTTATATTAAACAAGTCTGGTTCTTTTACAAACAACTGGACAATGTCTTCAAGGTAAAAGTCGTGACTGCCATTATATAATCTTTTATAAACCTCATTAATTAACTCAAAATCCTCTTCGGTATCTAAGGTCCAGCGGTACTTTGAATAATCAGTTTCATTCATAACATAATGAATATTATTACTATGCTCATAAATATATGGTGTAACATGCTCTCTTTGGTATTCCTCTTTTGCATGATGGTAGGCGTCTTCTAAGGCTGCAAAAGATAATACCTCGGTATCTAAACCACGTGGGTAAGTTCTTTGACAATGATCCGAACCTGCATTTGTTACAAGGTTATATCTGTGTTCTAAAAATTTACTAACCACATCATCTACTACAAATGGATCTATTAAAGGGCAATCTGAAGTTATTCTTACAACAACATCAATATTATTTTGCTTAGCAGCATAAAAATATCGGCTTAGAACGTCCTTTTCACTACCTCGAAAAACGTTTGCTCCATATTTCTTTGCTTCAACTTCAATCACATTATCTCTAGTAAGATCTGTTGTTGCTATAACAATCTGATCAATTAATGTAGATTGACTTACTCGTTCTATTACGTGACCCAGAACAGTTTTTCCTTTTATTTCTTTCATTACTTTGCCAGATAATCTTGTTGACCCCATTCTCGCTTGTATAATCGCTCCAACTTTCATCATTTTCCTACTTTCTGTAATGATTGATTACCTTGGTAACACTAGCAATTACATCGTTTACATCATCTTCTGTCATCCCAGGAAATAGCGGAATGGTAATTATCTGTTCATACAACTCTTCTGCAATAGGGCAGATGCCCTTTTCGTACCCTAGTTGTTGATAATATGGGAGAAGATGAACTGGTATATAGTGTACATTTACTCCAATGTTCTCACGTAATAAAGCCTCGAAAATCTCTTTTCTTGTCGCTGTTAACTGTTCCAAATGTAGACGAATGATATAAAGATGCCAGCTAGATGTACAGTCATCTGCTTGAAACGGTATAGTAATCTCAGGAACTTCTTGAAACGCTTTATTATACATATCTACGTATTTTCTTCTTGTCTCAACAAATCGATCGATCTTTTTAAGTTGGCTTGATCCCAGCGCAGCTTGAATATCAGTTAAACGATAATTATAGCCGAGAAATTGCATTTCATAGTACCAAGGTCCATGATTGTCCATTAGCTTGTCGTTGTCACGAGTAATACCATGTGAACGAAATTGAATTAACTTTTCATAATAAATTTTATTATTGGTGGTAATGATTCCACCTTCACCGGAGGTAATATGCTTTACTGGATGCAAACTGAACATTGTCATATCACTTGTGGATCCGATCTTACTACCTTTGTAAGTAGCACCTAAGGCATGGGCAGCATCCTCTATTACGATTAAGTTATGTTCCTTGGCAATAGCATGAATTTCATCTAGCGCAACAGGTTGTCCGGTGAAATGTACTGGAATAATTGCCTTAGTTTTTTCGGTGATTAGTTCCTCAATATTTTTGGGATCAATATTATAGGTGCTATTATCTATATCAGCAAAGACTGGTGTACCACCTTGATATAGTACGCAATTTGCACTTGCAGCAAACGTCATAGGTGTAGTAATTACCTCGTCACCTTCCCCAATTCCCGCTGCAAAACAAGCTCCATGCAAAGCGGCAGTGCCGTTTGAAAACGTTACTGCATACTTTACTCCTACGTACTCAGCAAATTCTTTCTCAAATTTTTGAACTGCTGGTCCTGTTGTTAAATAATCACCTTTTAAAACTTCAACTACTGCTTGTATATCATCATCTTCAATCGTTTGGCGCCCATAAGGTAAATAACTTTCTCTAACTGGCTTATTCTCCATTTAAAATAAACTTCCTTCCCATACAATATCGAAGAATAACTTTATTCTTTTACTAATTCTCTTAATTCATCGACAGTTAACCAATGATCATTTACATTACTGATATAACTAAAGCCATCAGGCAATGCTTTACCACCGTTTGAATACTCTTTTCTCCACCAAGGAAACTCAGGTTGAATAACGTAATACTTGTCATATTCTAATGTACGACGCGCATCATCTTCAGTAATCATTGCCTCGTGCAATTTTTCTCCTGGACGAATGCCCACAATTTTAATTGAACATTCCGGTGCGATTGCTTCGGCCAAGTCTGTCACTTTCATACTTGGGATTTTCGGCACGAAGATTTCTCCACCCTTCATACGATCTAGGCTGTCTAATACAAACTGTACCCCCTGATCTAACGTTATCCAAAAACGTGTCATACGTTCATCCGTAATCGGTATCTCACCCGTATCTTTTATTTTCTTAAAGAATGGTACTACACTACCACGGCTACCCACTACATTTCCATATCGAACTACTGCAAATCGAGTATCTTTATCACCAGCATAAGAATTTGCAGCTACAAAGAGTTTATCTGATGCTAGCTTTGTTGCACCATATAGGTTTACCGGACTAGCTGCCTTATCAGTACTTAAAGCAATTATTTTTGTAACACCGCGATCAATGGCTGCTTCAATGATATTCTGTGCTCCATTGATATTTGTCTTTACCGCTTCAAAAGGATTATATTCACATGCACCCACATGCTTTAACGCCGCTGCATGGATGACAATATCAACCCCATCAAAAGCTCTATATAAACGATCTTTATCTCTAACATCTCCAATAAAAAATCTAATTCTAGGATCAGTAAACTCTTGAGCCATTTCAAATTGCTTAAGCTCATCACGACTAAACACAATTACTTTCTTAACATCTAAATCTAAAACTCTCTTTATGAACTTTTTTCCAAAAGATCCAGTTCCACCAGTAATTAATATTGTTTTATTACTTAACATTGTTTAGTCTCCTTATTATATAAAGTTACGCATTAATCTTTCTATTCTATATGCCTTCCTAGACACTTAGATAATCGCTCAAAATCAATCGCACGAAAGTTTTGACCATCATTTAAAATGAAGCTATTGTCTATCTATAATTATAACATGTCAAAATTCGACACTCTAATGACTTCTTTTTGGTAATTTCACCGAGTTGCACCAACTTAGTTGATAGGATCATCTCCCATAATATCTCAGTCATCTGGAGTAGTCTCACTTACTTCCCATCCAATAAATATATCGGCATGTATTTTTATTTTTTGTATTTTTTCTTTATATTTAATTTTTTTATAAGATTTATTTCAAATAAATTGTTTCAACAACAACTCATTCTTAAAGTTGTTTGGAATAAAGGTTTGTATGCACATGTGGGGAGATGTTTAAACTTTCAGGGCTTTCACATGACAAATAGGAAACTAGTAAACTATCTGTTATTTCGTAGTAAGAAACATGTGAATCGTGATACAGATTTGAGTGGTATTTAGTGCAAGTCGGGAGCGCTATTTACTAATATTCAATCTAAATTATGTAGTTATTAAAAACCTTTGGTGAGGATAATAGCGGATAAACTATCAAAACATGACCTACAACAAGGTTTTTTCGGGGTGTCACAGTGACGATCCTCCAATCCAAAATGATCAATTTATGATCCAAATTAGCCAACTTATGATCCGAACGCATTTTTATACACTGTACCTCCTGTAGAAAAGGAAGGAGCCACCAACAGCTCCTCCCCTAGCCAATCCCTAAACCATCTGCACCTGCTCAACATACATTGCGCTCGACAACGCGCGCCCCAACCTTGCTCACTAAGAAGCCAGCGCTTGAAACGAATGCACCCTGAGCTAGCACTAAATCCATCACCAAGGACACTTTCGCCGCGTCCACAGGCTCGATTGGGGCATCTAGCGAAATCGTGACGTTTCGGCCCCCTTCACCCTAAACATACATGTCCCGGGCCAAATGGGTGGGGAGGTGCTGCTTACATTTTTTGATAGCCTCCAAGCGCCACGACTTTACCGTATTGACCGAGACATTCTGCTCCCTAGCAATTTGACTTGGACCTTTACCAAATTCTAAATATTCCATGAGCCAAAACTTTTCTCTTTCTGTTAAAAACGGGAGGACGGGTCGTAATGAAATCGTCACCCAGGTAGATGGTACTCCCGCCACAATTTCCTCCATAAATGGAGAATCGGATAAACTCGCATAGTAACTGCGTTCTTTGTGCAAAAAATTTAGCATTCGTCCTCGAACATATTTTTTTATATAGGCAGGGAAATAGCCTTTCCCCTCCTGATAATTTCTACTCGCATCCCACATCGCCAGTAAGCCAATCTGGTACAGCTCATCATTGTATTGGTAAGCTCTCAGCACTTTGATTTGTTTCTTAATAATTGGTTCAAATTGTTCAACTAACTCTTCAAAGTCCATTTCATGAACACTCCGGCGGAAAGCGCGCCTTCCAAATATTCCGCGGTTACCCTTATTATTGCGGTTCGCACTTGGAGTGTCATATGGCCGAAATTGGTGTTTGACGTAACAAACTTAAACTGTAAACTAGGTAGAATTTAAACTTTGACTAGGTCAAACTTTAATCTTTCTATGAATTCTCTCCCCACCTCTTTTTCGAAAAGTAGGTATCTATAAATGAAAGGGGAGTTCAAAAACATGAAAAATGGACAAATTGAAAAGTTTACGAGGTTTTCACAGTTTCAAAGCGTGGAGGAATTTAATAGACATGTAAGAGGCTGGTTAGAGGAGCACGCACGAATTTTTTCAAAAAGTGAACGCATTGCTCTCATGTACTTAAGTCGCTATGCGGTAAAAGTTGTTGGGGTAGCCAATGTAAAGATCGGTACATTGCTGAAGACGATCAACGAGGAGTACAACGGAAACGGAATATCAAGATCAACAATGAAACGAATGATTGTAAAAGCAAAACAGATCGGCATGCTCATCACTCACGAATTAGTGCGCGAAAACGGCGGTCAATCTAGCAACTTGTATGTCTTTATGCGTCGACCTGAACCACCCAAGCCAGAAAAATTGAACCCCCCTAATAAAACTACTTCTTTAAAAACTATTAAAGAAATAGAGAATCGTAATGAGCTCGACCACAGTTACACAAGTGAAAAAGTTCCGCAACCTTTTGTGAAATTAGTCAAATGCTTTTTTGATAGCTTTCAGAACATAGAAGAGTACTGGCGGATGACAGAGATTGCGGCTTATAAGTATGTCTATGAGAAAAATCAAGCACTAAAACTAGACGTTGCGATCCAGTCATTTAAACAAACCATCCGCAAAATGAAGCTTAGTAACGTGAAAAAGCCTATCGCTTACTATTATTCCGTGGTCGTGAGCAAGTTTGAGCAAGAATTTCATCGTGAACTAGACGAAATCGAGCAGGACGGAACGAAATATTATGGCTCGACTTTCATTAAAATGACGCATTAAGGGACGCATTGAAGCATTAGGGACGGTTCCATTATACTTTCAACATTGGCCCAGAATGCTTGAAGTAATCTCATAGCACATGCTACTCTTTCAATTCAATTGTCTATCCAAAAAGAAGCACGAGAACTGTCCCCATGCATCTGTGGAACAAGGGCATGGGGGCGTCACAGTGACGTAAATCTCTTACGTGTGTTTTAGACGAGTGGAAGAATGGTTATTTTTATTACTCTCCGATTTTTGTTGGGCAAGGTATTATTAATTTAATTTGTTCTAATTTATGATGTTTAACAAAATGATACTGAACATTTCCCATTTCTAGATTGCTCCATTCGGGAGCTTGCAACCGACCATCTTGGATATCTACCGCTCGAAGATAATATATTAGTTTCAATAACATATCACTCTACTGATCTATATCTGTCTCAGATTAACTTATAAACATTGAGTATAGTTCTAATAAAAAAAAACAAAAGTTTTCCGTATATTCCCTTTTCGCGTACTCTAGTAGATGGTTCACCTCTTCTATCAACTAGATAATGTTGATAAAAAAGGGTATAGCCTTGGAATTTCAAGATCAACTGAAAAAGCAATTTGCATTTATTATTAAGGGGCGTCGGACGAAACTAGCTCTATCCCAGGAAGAACTAGCTTTTCGTTCTGATTTAAGTCCAGAAACGATTAGTAATATTGAAAATGCGAAATCAATCGCTAACCTTGAGACAATTTTTAAACTAGCCAAAGGATTTAATATAAATCCCGGCCATTTAGTAAACGAAGTTTATGAAAGACTTCAATAAGACATTCTTAAAAATTTGGAGTAGGGCCCTCTCCCTATTCCTACTAGTATATGTATCTCCAATACAATCCTACCAATGCCTATCTAATTGCCCTTATTTATATTCTATAAAGAAGGTGATGACAAGCGGTACTTCTACTATTTTACATACCATCTATTCATAGGCTTTTCTTTTACTAGCAGGGGAGAACCCCATAAAAAGGAGACTATTTATGACAGTAGAAATTTTACTCGACTATACCATCAATCAAAATACAATTGCCATTATCACAGTTGCTCATATTGATTATCAAACAAAGGTCATTGAGAAGAATGCCATCTTTTACGTCAAAAAACCTGCTCTAGAATTGATTAAAAATGCTTGTCTCATAGGCGGTTCATCCTATGAAGGGAGAAAAATTGCTGTATCATATCACATGAGAGTAAAACACAAGGTTCCAATTCCGATCAATCCTATTCTTCACATCTTTGCCTTTCCAACTCATTCTCCAACACAATATCATTGCAGCTGGATCTTTCCTAGTCATGTAAAGGCTATTGAAAAGCATCCAACTAAACCAAATCATACCGTCATTATTTTTAAAAATTCATATAAACTCGAAATCCCAGTCTCTTACTATCAAATAGAAAAACAACTCCTACGCAGCGCAGGTTGCATTATACAGTTCTCAGAGTTGTCAGTTACTAGTTGAGAGGAGATTTTATATATAGTTAAACATTTAATTAAAGACAAATAGCAATAGCAGCCCTGATATAAACTTGATCATTAGGGCTGCTTAAATAAGTTCAACACATCACAATCCAAGAGCATAAACACACGTCTATAAAGTTTTCACTAACTATTTGCTCTAATACTTTAATCGAGTTGGATATGACTCCAATATAAATACCTCTAAACCTTGACGAAGCTATTTAATCGGAGCCCGTAAGGTCATGAAAGCACGAGGATCTTCCCCATGTTTTCCCTTCGACAAATTCCGGGTTGTCACAGTGACGCCTTCAATAGGATTTTAAAGGCTAGTTTTAATGCTAGCCCTTTTTAAACTCTCATTTATTTATATTCTATGACTCTACTTATGGATTTTTTAAGCTGAAAGATTTAAATTCATTAAGCTTTAATTGATTTTTACTGAATAAGTAATGTTCAATCATATTTAAATTAGTTGTGGAGCCATTATAATCTGCTGACCCAATTGGTGTCAGTTTAAAGAATGATATTATATCTTCTAATAATGTTGGACTTTGAAGGTCAATATCATAATAATGCCATAAAGTTGCGTATATAATGGCTAAACCAATACTAAATTTAATAACTCTAGTTTCATCTTCTCTAAGTAATTTTGTAGAAAAAGGATATTCAATTTCACTAGATACTTTTAAAATAAACTCATTGAATTTATTAAATTCACTAATTAACCATTCAAGTTGTTCCTCCTCATTATTTTTATATAATGATGCTTTTCTCATTAAAAAGTCTTTAGAAATTTCGCTTGCATTTCTGATATCTAACAATCCTAATTCTATAATATTAAGTAAAACGGCTATTTCTTGATGATTTTTCTGCTTACTAGTTCTACTAGGAGTAATATTATATATAGAGTAGAGTAATGAGTTCTGAGAACTCTCATCATTTCTATTCTCTATTAAACCATTTATAAAATTAGTTATATATTTATTTGACTCTGAAAAGTAAGTTACTAAATCTATTTCCTGCGTTTCAAGTTTTCTAGTATTGGTATTGTAACGCTTAAATAATTCAATTTCTTCTTCTGGATTAGGGAAACTGTAAAATTCTAATGTAGATAAATGACTACCTAATATCTTAATTTTATCTTCTATATTTAGGTCTAAAAATCTTATTCCGTTGTATTCTGGTCTTAGCTCTAAGCCCTTCAAAGAAAATTTATTTTTTACAAATCTATATATTGCATTTAAGCGATGTTGTCCATCCATTACATGACGCATTTGCAATCTATTTTGAGTTCTAATTAGAAATACTTCTGGAATAGGAATACCGATTAGAAGTGATTCAATTATAGAACTTTCCTCTTTTAATGTAGATTTATAATTCCTTTGATAGTCTGGACTAAGTATAATCCCTTGTAGATAATCAATTTCATCAAATTCACTATCCTTTTCGTCTATTAGATACTTTTCTCCTTTTTCTATGAATTTAACCATATCTTGAACAGAGAAAACTGGTCTGATAAATTTAACAGGCTCCTCAAAATATCTCATCATTTAAGTTTACCCCCTTCTAAGATTACTTCGTAATTAAATCTTATAGATTTGACTAAATTATCTTTATCTGGATAAATGCTCTCAAAGTTAATTCCTAAGCTGAATAATTCTTTTAATATATCTTCTTTACAGTTTTTATTTATTACGGCAATCGCAACCTTATCTTTTAAGTCTGATAAGAAATCTGGGTTACCCATATAATCATGAGATGATAACCTCAAAAAACAGCCTTTTTGAAAATGTATTCTTTCATTAATATTTGGAACTTTGATAAAATAGGAACAAGAGATATAATCTTTTAGATAATTTCTTTCGCTCGCATCCTGTAAATTTATTAATTTTTCTTCTCTTCCTATAGTCTCTTTATTGAAAGCTGTTGAGTCAACAAAAAATACAATAGAGTGGTTTCTAGTATATTTATAATCTTCTATTGCAAACAATAATGATATTATATGGGCTTCAGTGAAATCTAAATACTCTGTTGGTAGTCCATAATGCTGCCCCTCAGCCCGAAGTTCTTCAATACTGCGCTCCTCTGTCCCCTTCTCATAATGTGCTATTTTCTGTCTAAAGGTATGCTCATAACCCTTTGCATGAACATCTTGTTTTTTTTCATAAATTCTATAAATAGATGGTACTAATTCATAGCTACAATCTTTTTGACCTCTTGATACATAACTATTAACTGACTTTGACTCTAATTCATGTATAAACCGAGTATAATCACCTAAAGAATTAATTAACGTTATATTTGATTTATCTTCAATTAAATACTTTTCTGCTAAAGTCTGCTCAACAACACTTTCACTCCACTCATTATTTACCACTTTATCATATAACTGATTTAAATCGACTTTTAATTGGTTATCCTCAGATTGCGGAATTAATTGTATTATTTCTTTCAAACTTAAGTAATCAATTTCTTTAATATCAAAGTTAATTTTATCGTCATTTGCCTCTGGTTCCCCTTCCATCATTTCCAATCCATCAATCAAGTAAACTATGTTCTCACGTACCTTAACAAACTCGTCTCCACTATATTGTATTAAAAGACTCTTTTCAATTATGTCTATAGTATAATTTTCCTTTATGTCCTTTATATCTTTTCTATATGTTTCGTATATGTACGTGTAGTAATCACTATGTTCTTTTACGCTTTTACTTGAAATATCAACATCTCTAAAAATTGCATATTCTAAAACTCCCATATCCCACACCACCCTAATAATAATCTACTAGTTTTATTTTAATACTTTACATAAAAATTCCAATACATTTTTTAAAAAGCCGTACTAATAATTAATACTGCTTTTTCCTTCCATAAGGAGTAAATTTAAATGTTAATTACTAACTGCATAATCGTATTAATTAGTACATTAGTACTCTTTTAAATAATATTGCATAAGATACCTCATTTGCTTATGATACGGTTCATCGTATCATTCACCAAACTTAATCTACAACATATCTGTTATTGTTTCACTGTGAATCTTATTAATAGAATGCAAGAAGAAGCCATGAAGAGAGAATCGAAGATCTCTACCATGGCCTCCTAATAAATAGCCATTCC
This portion of the Anaerobacillus alkaliphilus genome encodes:
- a CDS encoding PseG/SpsG family protein, whose product is MRVLIFTEGGSQIGLGHISRCSSLYDELELRGIDVEFILHGDLNGVGIIKDRKYKMVNWLSTNFLDHYIREDDLCVVDSYLASEDLYRQISNRAKKSLFIDDNARINYPKGIVVNPSLTTNEDLHPISKNNIYLLDNNYVILRRPFIQVRRETISTEVNEVLITLGGSDIHNLTSLLLKLVRNKYPGITLNVVIGHAFANIPEIVTTSMNNINFYQNASAEEMKTIMLKSDVAITAAGQSIYELMATQTPFIPIKVIENQDNNVLGLKKYKLIDSVITYNDPLFSELVGSELQRMMDLNTRKELIVKYQEVVDGNGTKRIIDALVGE
- a CDS encoding glycosyltransferase family protein; amino-acid sequence: MMKVGAIIQARMGSTRLSGKVMKEIKGKTVLGHVIERVSQSTLIDQIVIATTDLTRDNVIEVEAKKYGANVFRGSEKDVLSRYFYAAKQNNIDVVVRITSDCPLIDPFVVDDVVSKFLEHRYNLVTNAGSDHCQRTYPRGLDTEVLSFAALEDAYHHAKEEYQREHVTPYIYEHSNNIHYVMNETDYSKYRWTLDTEEDFELINEVYKRLYNGSHDFYLEDIVQLFVKEPDLFNINAHIEQKKIN
- the pseC gene encoding UDP-4-amino-4,6-dideoxy-N-acetyl-beta-L-altrosamine transaminase; translated protein: MENKPVRESYLPYGRQTIEDDDIQAVVEVLKGDYLTTGPAVQKFEKEFAEYVGVKYAVTFSNGTAALHGACFAAGIGEGDEVITTPMTFAASANCVLYQGGTPVFADIDNSTYNIDPKNIEELITEKTKAIIPVHFTGQPVALDEIHAIAKEHNLIVIEDAAHALGATYKGSKIGSTSDMTMFSLHPVKHITSGEGGIITTNNKIYYEKLIQFRSHGITRDNDKLMDNHGPWYYEMQFLGYNYRLTDIQAALGSSQLKKIDRFVETRRKYVDMYNKAFQEVPEITIPFQADDCTSSWHLYIIRLHLEQLTATRKEIFEALLRENIGVNVHYIPVHLLPYYQQLGYEKGICPIAEELYEQIITIPLFPGMTEDDVNDVIASVTKVINHYRK
- the pseB gene encoding UDP-N-acetylglucosamine 4,6-dehydratase (inverting); the protein is MLSNKTILITGGTGSFGKKFIKRVLDLDVKKVIVFSRDELKQFEMAQEFTDPRIRFFIGDVRDKDRLYRAFDGVDIVIHAAALKHVGACEYNPFEAVKTNINGAQNIIEAAIDRGVTKIIALSTDKAASPVNLYGATKLASDKLFVAANSYAGDKDTRFAVVRYGNVVGSRGSVVPFFKKIKDTGEIPITDERMTRFWITLDQGVQFVLDSLDRMKGGEIFVPKIPSMKVTDLAEAIAPECSIKIVGIRPGEKLHEAMITEDDARRTLEYDKYYVIQPEFPWWRKEYSNGGKALPDGFSYISNVNDHWLTVDELRELVKE
- a CDS encoding sigma-70 family RNA polymerase sigma factor, with the protein product MDFEELVEQFEPIIKKQIKVLRAYQYNDELYQIGLLAMWDASRNYQEGKGYFPAYIKKYVRGRMLNFLHKERSYYASLSDSPFMEEIVAGVPSTWVTISLRPVLPFLTEREKFWLMEYLEFGKGPSQIAREQNVSVNTVKSWRLEAIKKCKQHLPTHLARDMYV
- a CDS encoding helix-turn-helix domain-containing protein encodes the protein MEFQDQLKKQFAFIIKGRRTKLALSQEELAFRSDLSPETISNIENAKSIANLETIFKLAKGFNINPGHLVNEVYERLQ
- a CDS encoding competence protein ComK gives rise to the protein MTVEILLDYTINQNTIAIITVAHIDYQTKVIEKNAIFYVKKPALELIKNACLIGGSSYEGRKIAVSYHMRVKHKVPIPINPILHIFAFPTHSPTQYHCSWIFPSHVKAIEKHPTKPNHTVIIFKNSYKLEIPVSYYQIEKQLLRSAGCIIQFSELSVTS
- a CDS encoding DUF262 domain-containing protein encodes the protein MMRYFEEPVKFIRPVFSVQDMVKFIEKGEKYLIDEKDSEFDEIDYLQGIILSPDYQRNYKSTLKEESSIIESLLIGIPIPEVFLIRTQNRLQMRHVMDGQHRLNAIYRFVKNKFSLKGLELRPEYNGIRFLDLNIEDKIKILGSHLSTLEFYSFPNPEEEIELFKRYNTNTRKLETQEIDLVTYFSESNKYITNFINGLIENRNDESSQNSLLYSIYNITPSRTSKQKNHQEIAVLLNIIELGLLDIRNASEISKDFLMRKASLYKNNEEEQLEWLISEFNKFNEFILKVSSEIEYPFSTKLLREDETRVIKFSIGLAIIYATLWHYYDIDLQSPTLLEDIISFFKLTPIGSADYNGSTTNLNMIEHYLFSKNQLKLNEFKSFSLKNP
- a CDS encoding FRG domain-containing protein, translating into MGVLEYAIFRDVDISSKSVKEHSDYYTYIYETYRKDIKDIKENYTIDIIEKSLLIQYSGDEFVKVRENIVYLIDGLEMMEGEPEANDDKINFDIKEIDYLSLKEIIQLIPQSEDNQLKVDLNQLYDKVVNNEWSESVVEQTLAEKYLIEDKSNITLINSLGDYTRFIHELESKSVNSYVSRGQKDCSYELVPSIYRIYEKKQDVHAKGYEHTFRQKIAHYEKGTEERSIEELRAEGQHYGLPTEYLDFTEAHIISLLFAIEDYKYTRNHSIVFFVDSTAFNKETIGREEKLINLQDASERNYLKDYISCSYFIKVPNINERIHFQKGCFLRLSSHDYMGNPDFLSDLKDKVAIAVINKNCKEDILKELFSLGINFESIYPDKDNLVKSIRFNYEVILEGGKLK